In Lolium perenne isolate Kyuss_39 chromosome 5, Kyuss_2.0, whole genome shotgun sequence, the sequence aacccacttcctatgcataggaatcttgtacacaaataaattcatgaagaacaaagtgacaagcatagaaagataaaacaagagtaactttaaaattttcagcatatagagaggtgttttagtaccatgaaaatttctacaaccatattttcctctctcataataattttcagtagcttcatggataaactcaacaatataactatcacataaagcatgcttttcatgatctaccaacacataatttttatcaagctcaaaaatagtgggatcaaaactttcaaacccacttttatcaataatataacacgatgattgatcaatctcaagagatatgggactcatagataaagtcaagacttcttcaatcccattttcattagtagtacaattaatattatcaagtaacataggaccatcatctagagatttatcataaacatttgctacgcaaaactcttttgtaccatgcatttcgacatcaggcacaaacaaagcattatcataagatttatcaaaatagcatggattatcatagataacattaGCATAatcattttcacaagttttactcatagggactatttcaagagaatccacaggaacataacattcatcctctttcggtaagcatggaggacaatcaaatagtgtaagagataaagagttactctcattagaaggttggcatgggtagctaatccattcttcctccttttgttcatcactctcctcttctttttcatccaatgagctttcaggttcatcaatttcctcctctttttcatccaatgagctttcaggttcatcaatttcttcttccacaggttcctgcaaattgtgagtgcattcttgtgcattaatgagtctctctttataatcaatgatataaggattatcactgtagctttctatgcaaaaattaaggatagaagagacataatctttaaggtccttacaaacagcacaagtttcataatttttagcaatgaaggattctatctcagaggctcccataaatatgacaaattgttctacctcttcgaacccaagatgaatatagctattccaattatagtttttaattaaaacttcctcactaaagccacattgaaatttaagatgtttagcatcctgtttagagcaacagtttatatcatggcgtttaagcaagattttagcaattgtattcaatttttctatcacagcactcataacttttcccgttcttgattctctataattattatataattcaataagctccaaataggttgtgggttctcccataacaacagtttttaatttttcggtttttcaaatttttatggatttttgggtatataggaaaaataaaacaagacaaaaagaaactagacaaaagtaaactaggcaaaataatactagacagaaataaactaagcacaaataaactagacaaaagtaaactaagcaaaacaaaataaaataaaacagagagagaggtggagtgtactccccaggtgaacttatgagtaaagctatgcctccccggcaacgacgccagaaaatagtcttgataacccacaagtataggggatcgcaacagtcttcgagggaagtaaaacccaaatttattgattcgacacaaggggaggtaaagaatacttataagccttaacaactgagttgtcaatttagtcgcactgaaaagcactagtaacaggggtgatgtgaaagtagcaagaatatgagagcagtagtaatagtaacacaaagCAGAGagtgtaatatgagagcaatggcaccagaaaatagttgatactacttccaatgacatgtagaacgagtatatgatgatgagagatggaccggggttcccagctatctacactagtggtaactctccaataacaaatgttgggtgaacaaattacagttgggcaattgataggattgaaatagcattaagacagaacatcaagattattaatcatgtaggcatgttttccatatatagtcatacgtgctcgcaatgagaaacttgtacaacatcttttgtcctaccaaatggcagcctctagggaatctactggaaattaaggtactccttttaatagagcaccggagcaaagcattaacactccgtgaaaacatgtgatcctcatacctacgccttcctctccagttgtcccaatttctgtcactttggggcctttggttccagacatagacatgtgcatacaacttgtagatacaatctaagcaataagtatagagcttaaatctaagatcatgccactcgggccctagtgacaagcattaaacacaacaagattgcagcaacaataacttcacaaacttatatagatagactaatcataatgtaacaatccatcggatcccaacaaacacaacaccgattacatcagatgaatctcaatcatgtaaggcagctcatgagatcattgtattgaagtacatgggggagagaataccaactagctacagctagaacccgtagtccatgggggaactactcacagagcatgatggaggcggtggcgtcgatggagatggcttccgggggcacttccccgtcccggcagggtgccggaacagagacttctgtcccccgaattggagtttcgcgatggtggcggcgcccctggagtctttctggagtttcgtcaattggtatcgaagttttaggtcaccagggcttaaataggcgaagaggcggagtcggaagggcgccagggctccctccccataggccggcgcggccagggtggagcccacgcggccctgttgtgtggggcccccctggcccatcttcgtctccccttcggtgttctggaatcttccgggaaaaataagatactgggtctttgtttcgtcgaattctgagaatattgcgcgaacagcctttctggaaccaaaaacaacagaaaacaggaactggcacttcgacatcttgttaataggttagttccggaaaatgcataaaaacattataaagtgcaagcaaaacatgtaagtattgtcataaaacaagcatggaacatcagaaattataggtacgttgaagacgtatcagtccacaattcactagatgtgtctctcccataagataaatagcatgttggtgaacaaattacagttgggcaattgacaaataaagaagacataacaatgcacatacaaatatcatgatgagtactatgagatttaatcagggcattacgacaaagtacatagaccgctatccagcatgcatctatgcctaaaaagtccactttcaggttatcatccgaaccccttccggtattaagttgcaagcaacagacaattgcattaagtatggtgcgtaatgtaatcaacacaaatatccttagacaaagcatcgatgttttatccctagtggcaacagcacatccacaaccttagaactttctgtcatcgtcctgcatttaatggaggcatgaacccactatcgagcataaatactccctcttggagtcacaagtatcaacttggccagagcctctactagcaacggagagcatgcaagaacataaacaactcatatatgatagattgataatcaacttgacatagtattcaatatccatcggatcccaacaaacacaacatgtaggattacaaataaacgatcttgatcatgataggcagctcacaagatcgaacatgatagcacaatggagaagacgaccatctagctactgctatggacccatagtccaggggtgaactactcacacatcgatccggaggcgatcatggcgatgaagagacccccgggagatgattctcctctccggcagggtgccggaggcgatctcctgaatcccccgagatgggattggcgacatatgtaggcggaagggtaggtcagagggcgtcacgaggggcccacacaataggccggcgcgactagggcttgggccgcgccgccctgttgtgtcatcgcctcgtggccccacttcgtatctccctcggtcttctggaagcttcgtggaaaaataggcccctgggcgttgatttcgtccaattccgagaatatttccttactaggatttctgaaaccaaaaacagcagaaaacaacaactggctcttcggcatcttgtcaataggttagtgccggaaaatgcataataatgacatataatgtatataaaacatgtgagtatcatcataaaagtagcatggaacataagaaattatagatacgtttgagacgtatcactcttccactagtctgctgaacaccggagactgctgcaacacgttgatgtcaatgtgtgatcccgccatgccaaagaaagaatgccaaatccacatgtcataatctaccacagcttcaagcaccacactgcaatatccatgacgccctttgtatataccttgccaagcaaacgagcagttcttccatgccagtgcatgcaatcgatgcttccaagcattccaggaaatcctctggcagcattttgtgccatgatccttgcagtctcttcctcagttggccctctcaaatagtatttgccaaactttcccaccacagctcggcaaaacttgtacatgcactcaatggtagtagactcactcatgcgaaggtagtcgtcctgtgtatcggcaggtgctccgtatgcaagcatcctcatggcagcGGTGCACTtatgaatcgacgagaacccgacaacgcctacagcgtcgagcttgagcttgaagtaggggtcgaactctcgaacgccgtggaggatattcatgaacagccccttgctcatcctgtaccggcaccgaaaattgtcggcatgtgttgcatcatcggcgaagtagtcgttgtgcagcatggcatgcccctccatcctctgccggggcttcgacttccttcttcccggccttgatcctccgcggcgcggcctcttcctcttctccgcctcagcgtcaagcatgtcctggagggacgcgatgatcagcaaatgctcccgcaggtcgtcgtcgaaggcttgctcgtcctccagcagcagggcaaccatatcatcgtcgctgtccatggctaaagcaaaatcaatggttaaaattgcgccgaggcagacgacgcaacaaacagcggccaatcgcgcctacatggcaagtcgtcgagcaccttctgtgcgcggaggtggggcggatttgacggcgcgttctgggacgcgctggcgatgcggcggcggcacgaccggcgggagccccagccgcgacaatggtgccgactctcagcagagatcagacgcccaaacggccgggaaatccagcggcggcggtggggtgggaggcgcgggaaggaaggagcgacgagaaaagagacgtgaaccaacggtttatgcaaatagtcgccgacatgtgggagcccgcctcgcttttcggtgtgtccggcgtccccggtgcgtcccctgtggaacggggacgggctcggggcgccggacaccgtatcgggccgcgccggacaaaaatgggctttgggggacgcggctggaacggttttttggtccggcgcgcccaaAATCCCTTTGGGTGACGCTTTggagacgcggctggagatgctctaagatctttgatcgggcggcgacggtgttagagcactgttcctTTTTGAagacgtcgtttttggagagtctgtattttagGTGTTGTCTTGACGGTGgaggtattgctgttgttaggcccgagatactgtaacgggacttttgtttcttagttttcttttcttttttttggctgtgtgcatccgtagtgccattagagtggtgcgttgttgcagaggctgggtgtaattggtatcttttgatatcaactaggacaatgcccgcgcgttgctgcggaagcgTAAAAATAtcctttgttggtggtgtcgagaagatCGACACGTCATCAGAAGATCCGCTAGTTCAGCTCTTTTCCCAGTATCATGGTGTGGAATCTTGCCccaaggttccttgttagtggtgtcgtctGTAAAAACGACCTGGAAAAACCTCTTATATTAAATTTTATTTGCGGCTCTTTTTCCGTGTCGTTCCGAAATTATCAGCATCATGCATATTTTTTACCACAAAATTATTTTATTGAAACATTAGTTTGGTTGCCAAATTTACTTCTCTCTTTTATCCTCAAATTAAAACTATAGTTTTCTAATATTTTGTGGTCCAAAAACTATTTTTAAAATAACTTTAAAGCaatcagaaaataaaaacaggaaaatttttggaaaaaaaaagaggagaaGACTCCCATGCGGCCAGGCAAACCCAGCCCAGCCCAAACAAGCCCACCTGGCCGAACCCTAAAAAGCCAGCGATGCTCCGAAGTCCGACCTCATCCTCGCGCCAGCGCCTCCCCTGGGCTTTTCCATTATGTCGGGGAGATGTTCCTTCGGATCAAATCAGAGTTAATTCCTTGTTGGCGGCTCACATTGTTCATTGCTCTCGATTCCAGTCGGATGCTATGCCAGATAATTCTTTCCTTGTTATTCTTGGAGGTGGCTTGCTGATTCTAGAAATCTGATGTATATAAACCGGTGGAGAAAGGTATAATGTAGCGATGTGGGACTATCTAACACGGCAAGGTCCAAGGTATTATTTGTACGTGACGGATTTCATGAGAACGAATTTGCACGGCCCATTGAATTAATGTGAACCAGGCCACCAACGCATCCACACATGATTCGGCTTTTGTCTCATCGAGCGGAAGAAGTGTGAGAAAACTAATTTATTTTTCGGCATATATTGTCCTTCACATTGCAGTGGGATACCAAATTTCTGCTAGGCTGTATATAGACATCACACAGATCTGAATTGCAAATAAATAGGCTACCAGCTGCAGCAGCATTGCAAATGAAATCCTTTTTCTTCTCTCTGCCGCCGACTTGACTGTACCTTAGCAGGTGAGCTGAAGATCCCCTTTCTTCTCTGACAGTACGAAATCAGTTGGTCAGTCAGTCCGTGTATTATCAAACTTGGGAGGGAATGCATACGCGAGTTCACGCCGCTCGGTGTCCGTAGTTTCTCATACAGTATCAATCAATTGATTGATTCTCCCGCGGAAAAAAATCAGGAAGTACCTACCAAAGACAAACGATCCGCATCAATTTAGGCAGGCTCGAGCCTTGCTCGTCCCTCCACCGTGCACCTCCCGCTTCATCGTCGCTCCGTCAGGTCCCTTCCCACCATCGCGGCCGCAGTTAATCCTCCAGATGTTTGCCGGACGCGCAAGCCAAGGCACTGGTCGTGTACCCCGACGGGCACAGGTCCACCACGGGGCGGCACATCGACTACGGCGGGCGATGGGCGGCCGGGTGTTGTCGAACTTTTTTTCTGCTGTACGAAGGCGCACTCCGCAGCGGCGGATGCCTGAGCACCTCCTCCCGGCTCCCACAGTCCGCGGACGATAGCGACGGGCAAGACAGGGATTTTTCTGTCGGTAGAAAGAACCGAACCGGTACATGGCAAAAGTACATAATATGtactttggtgggagggtaaaacggtcccaaaaaaagcgttgacgaaactttttagCAGAAACCGACGGACCGAACCacggaaaccttagctcctttattattaggtataggtaATAGGTATAGatatatttcctttatgaaaAAAAGGGATAGGTTGTACGTGCGAGCGATTCATATGAGTGAGTTTATTTGCGTCTAGTTGTAGTGTGTTTCGGAAAAGAAAAAGACAACCCATCTGGGTACTTGGCCAGACCACACCGAAAGCCCAGTACCTCACCAGACGAAACCGTCCAGGCCCAAACCCGCAATAACGTCACCGGCTCGAGCACGGCCCGTGACGGGAAATACCCAAAACACAAGGGACCAAAAGAGAAAAGCGCCAAATCCGACTCCACCACGTCATATTTGCACAAGGCCCCTTGCTGGTTCCCTTCCCACCAAATCGCACCGACGACGACTCGCGTGCTCCCACCTTCCGCCGCGGCGtcgccgaaaccctagctcgccggcgcGGCCGCCCCAAGGGGGGATTGGGAGCGGGAggcatggggaagaagaagaagcgggTGGAGAAGGTGTTCTGCTACTACTGCGACCGGGAGTTCGACGACGAGAAGATCCTGGtgcagcaccagaaggccaagcacTTCAAGTGCCACGTCTGCCACAAGAAGCTCTCCACCGCCGGCGGCATGGCCATCCACGTCCTACAGGTCCACAAGGAGTCCGTAACAAAGTACGCATCCCCCTCCCCTCCCCCTCCCACCCACGGATCTGCGTCCGCCTCTGCCCGGAGGTGCTCAGATCAGATTTGGGATTTTTTAATCTGGTGCCTCCAATTGCTCGCGCGATTAGATCCCGGCGTTGCCCGCGATCTTTATATTTAGTAATGTATAATTTGTGTGCTATGTGAGTTTTACGTCCTCcctcgtgattgagatgggcgccTCTCCATCTGTTGTGGGCATGCTGCTTATCGCAATATTATGCGCGGATTGGATTGATTGGCCCCGTTCGTTATTACTCACTCATGTACGAAACTGTTTTGGCTGCAGGGTTCCAAATGCCAAGCCCGAGAGGGATTCCACCGAGATTGAGATCTTCGGCATGCAAGGGATTCCTTCGAATATACTCGCTGCGCACTACGGAGAAGGTACCGCCAACAGCTACGTCTCTGATGCAGCTAACTTTATTTAGAAACCAGGGTAGCTGCTCAGTTAATGTTATCTTGAATGGCACCGGGATTCTCAAGGATTGTGAGTTGCTCGACTTGTCGCGGCTTTTCGCGTGACTTGTCGGCCTGTTGCAACCTGGAGCGACACGACTAGTTGTTGAAGTTGTTGATTGACAAGTTGACTAGATGACGACAAATCACGGCGAGTCTCTGTTTTTGAGTCAAGCGGCTAGTTCTGGGCTGGGACAAAAAGGCCTGCCCTTGAAACCCTACCCCTCAAGATCGAAACAGACCCCTCCCACCCAGCCGCCTTTCCTCTGGCTGCCcttccccttgcgccgcctctcaccTGGCAGCCGCCAGCTCGCCTATGGCATCACACAAGTGGGGGCCCTGCCCACTGGACGCAATTGTCACAGTATTAGGTTGCTCGCCACTCCCCTATGCCATAAATATATTGCAGTATACTACTATTAGTAGCCTATTTACTTAGTATTTATTTAGTAGTTACAACTCGACCACATGTCAACAAGACTAGTCTGTGAGTCGGTACCCCAGCGACAAGTTTCGACTCAGCGACTCGTAATCCTTGGTGGCTGTTAGCTAGTCTAGCTAATGATGATGACCAATCATGGTGGAAACTATCGGGTTCCTTAATGTTGTCTAGACAACTCACATGTGGGCACGATTATCAATATGTGAACTAAAGAGTGCACATGAAAGAACACCATTTTTTCTGAAGAGTTTAGCTTGGCATGATATATCTCTGCAGTAGCATGTTGTTTATCCTTTACAAGTAATTTTCCTCAAGTGTCAAACTTGCCATTTTTCATTTTCCTCCAATAGCATGCTATTTTACCCGTACATGTAATTTTCCCGGAGTGCTGAACTTGACATGTTATTTCTCCCCAATGGCATTTTTTTTGAACCTTTACATGTAATTTTCCTCTAGTGCCGAACTTGCCATGTTATTTCTCTCCAGTAGCATGTTATTTAATCTTTGTAGTTTCCGTTGAGTGCCGAACTTGCCATGCCATTTCTCTCCAGTAGCATGTTATTTAACCTTTGTAGTTTCCGTTGAGTGCCGAACTTGCCATGTCATTTCTCTCCAGTAGCATGTTATTTAACCTTTGTAGTTTCCGTTGAGTGCCGAACTTGCCATGTCATTTCTTCCCAACAGCCTCTTATTTAATCTTTGCATGTAATTTTCCTCAAgtggtgaacttgccatgtttttTTCTCCGGCAGTCGAAGAGCATGTTGTTTAACCTTTACATGTGTTCCACATGCAGAGGAAGAACCTTCATCGAAGGTGGCCAAAGTAGAAGTGCCGACAATAAGGCCTCCTATTATGCCTAATCATCCACTAGGCATGGCTTTCCCTCCACGGCCGTATGGTGTACCCCGACCTATGTATGTGTTCTTTATCCTTCTTTTACTTAAGTAGCAGTTTACTTTAAAATGGGTCTGCTATCCATTACAACTCGTGTAATCACATCATGGATTTGTACGCGCTCCTTTTGGAATATTTTCACATTTCCGCCACATTTATTTACAGGTATAACCCTGCAATGATGGTTCGACCTCCTCTTTGGCCTCCTCAGCCACCACAAGCTTGGTTTACTCAACAACCAGCAATGCCAGTTCCTCAAATGGTTCCTGGGCAGGCACCACAACAACCACTATTCCCCATTCAAAATATGCCCAATCCTATGACATCAGCACCTGCTAATTTACTTCAGACATCATTCGCTATGACTGCTACTGGGGTTCCTTCACCTGTTACCCCTCAGGTTTCCCAGCCTTTGTTTCCTGTGAACACAACTGGCAATGGGGCAGCACATTCCCCATTCAGTTTATCTGTTTCACCTGCAACTATTCCAGCAAGTTCTCCAGCATCAGTTGTTAATGCAGGATTTGGATATGTAGCCAATAACCAAGGTATGTTGATTATCCCAGAACTTTTGACTCTACCTTTGCGAACCCACTGAGATGTGCTAGCTTTTCGTCCGTGACGGACAAAAATAGCACATACACCATGAATTTATTGTATGTAGATGGAATCAGAGAACAATATGGACTAATTTAATCTTATTTGGAACACCTCTCGAGAGGAATCTAGGCAATATTTTCTATGTTATTAAATATATATTACTTAGATTAGGGGCAATATATGTAGCTCTCTTATGTGAATGGACAATTCTGTATTGACATTCTATATTTGCATCTGATATTCATCTTTGTTCTTGGTGTTAGGCATGCCCCTTGTGAATTTACTTGTGCATGCATCTGTTCCAGGTACAGGAGGTCCTGCAGTTGGACTTCCACCTGCACCTGCCACTAATAGTAAAGCGTCTGGTACTCAACCCGCTACGAGTGAGGTCTACCTGATGTGGGATGATGAAGCAATGTCAATGGTATTATTCCGTAATCTTTTTTTTCTTAACTTACCGTTCTTATGGTGTAACCTGGGAATTTAGGAGATTATCCAGATACTAGCCTAATTTCTAAAATGTTTATTGACATGTGTAGGAAGAAAGACGGTTGTCGCTGCCCAAGTACCTGGTTGTTCATGATGAAACTAGCCAGGTAAGTTCTGATTTTAATGTTTCCAATACCAATGATCTCTTGAAAATCATTGGGCACAAACAGAATCCTTTGTGATGAACTTTTGACACAACTAGAACAACATATGCGAACATTGAAAGGGTGAAACAGACATTAAACCAAATATATTCTTTCAGTAGTTGTATATGTGAGATGGTTCCTACTATATTGCACCTTCTACATTTTCATGGCATCTTGTTGGTGTTTATTTGACCCTGCTGATTTCGCGCACATCAGGAGTTCCAAGTAGGTATTTACATTGTTCTTCCTGCTAGTAACTTTTTCACAATCTGACAAATCTCATGGTGCTAATGACTTGAGGGTTATCAGCCAAGCCCTGGACAGTACGCAAACGTGTATGTATTAATTTCAGTTGAAGCATTACTTTTTGTTTATTACCATTCACCACGTGCAAATATGGGTTTGTAACAAGAACTAAGGTTGCTGAGCTTCTGCCAGTACCGTAGCATTTATA encodes:
- the LOC127303006 gene encoding protein SUPPRESSOR OF FRI 4 isoform X2; this encodes MGKKKKRVEKVFCYYCDREFDDEKILVQHQKAKHFKCHVCHKKLSTAGGMAIHVLQVHKESVTKVPNAKPERDSTEIEIFGMQGIPSNILAAHYGEEEEPSSKVAKVEVPTIRPPIMPNHPLGMAFPPRPYGVPRPMYNPAMMVRPPLWPPQPPQAWFTQQPAMPVPQMVPGQAPQQPLFPIQNMPNPMTSAPANLLQTSFAMTATGVPSPVTPQVSQPLFPVNTTGNGAAHSPFSLSVSPATIPASSPASVVNAGFGYVANNQGTGGPAVGLPPAPATNSKASGTQPATSEVYLMWDDEAMSMEERRLSLPKYLVVHDETSQMSSVDAAFDLRVSGLAAHMVL
- the LOC127303006 gene encoding protein SUPPRESSOR OF FRI 4 isoform X1; this translates as MGKKKKRVEKVFCYYCDREFDDEKILVQHQKAKHFKCHVCHKKLSTAGGMAIHVLQVHKESVTKVPNAKPERDSTEIEIFGMQGIPSNILAAHYGEEEEPSSKVAKVEVPTIRPPIMPNHPLGMAFPPRPYGVPRPMYNPAMMVRPPLWPPQPPQAWFTQQPAMPVPQMVPGQAPQQPLFPIQNMPNPMTSAPANLLQTSFAMTATGVPSPVTPQVSQPLFPVNTTGNGAAHSPFSLSVSPATIPASSPASVVNAGFGYVANNQGTGGPAVGLPPAPATNSKASGTQPATSEVYLMWDDEAMSMEERRLSLPKYLVVHDETSQVSSDFNVSNTNDLLKIIGHKQNPL